The Actinopolymorpha sp. NPDC004070 nucleotide sequence ATCCGGGCGGAGGCCGCCCGGCTGCTGGCTGCGTACCAGACCGGACCGGCCACCGCCCGCGTACCCTCCTGCCCCGAGTGGTCGCTCGCCGACCTGGTGGCGCACACCGGCCGGGTGCACAGGTGGGCGGCGCGGATCGTGCGGACGGGAGAGTTCCCCGGCGGAGGTTCGAGCACCGTGCCCGCACCGGTGGGGCCGGAGCTCGGACCGTGGTACGCCGAGTCGGTCGAAGTGTTGCTCGACCAGCTGGCCGCGACCGACCCCGCCCGGCCGACCTGGGCGTTCGGTGACGGCGGCACCGCGGAGTTCTGGTCCCGCCGGCAGACGCACGAGGTGTGCATCCACCGGGCCGACGCCGAACTCGCGATCGGAGTCCGGCCGGTCGTCGACCCCGGCCTGGCCGCCGACGGCGTGGGCGAGGTCGTGGAGGTGATGATGCCGAGGTCGGAGCGCTTCGGACCGCATCGGCTCGTCGCGCCGGTGCTGCTGACGTACACCGACCATCCCGACCGCTGGCTGGTCAGCCCTCCGGCCGAACCGGACGGGGTGCCGGTCGGGATCGGCCCGGCACTCACCGACACCGAGGTGGCGGCCGCGACCGCCACCGTCGCGGGAACGGCCGGCGACCTGCTGCTCGCGCTGTGGCGCCGGCTGCCGGCCACCGAGCACGGCTGCCGGTTCACCGTCGACGGCGACCAGGCCGCGGCCCGGGCCGTGCTCGACGTCCGCGTGGT carries:
- a CDS encoding maleylpyruvate isomerase family mycothiol-dependent enzyme, producing MNNPADSVPLHGAFDPPAYAAFIRAEAARLLAAYQTGPATARVPSCPEWSLADLVAHTGRVHRWAARIVRTGEFPGGGSSTVPAPVGPELGPWYAESVEVLLDQLAATDPARPTWAFGDGGTAEFWSRRQTHEVCIHRADAELAIGVRPVVDPGLAADGVGEVVEVMMPRSERFGPHRLVAPVLLTYTDHPDRWLVSPPAEPDGVPVGIGPALTDTEVAAATATVAGTAGDLLLALWRRLPATEHGCRFTVDGDQAAARAVLDVRVVP